GCAGAAGGTGAGGAAAGATGGATCGAGTTGTTCCTCATATTACTCGTTGTCTTCAAATGGAGACTATGACACTGCCGATGAAGTTGAGCTTATCTCGTCAACTGGTCAGAAGAGTTATTCAAGGAATAATGAACTAGTTTACCAGGATACCGGGGAAGAGGGGCATGAGGGTTACAGAGAAGACCATGGGTCTAGTTTGGCAAATAGGAGTTCATCAAAGGAATTCAATACTGGATTAGGTGTTGTTGAGTGCGACTTCAGAAAGAAATCAGAGAAAAGACTAGCTGATATATCTGTGGAAGAGATTGAGTCGAGAACAGAAACCTCACTTAAGGAATCAAAATCTACAATTTCTCATGAACGTACTCATGAAAAGTCTTCTAACTATGTCGGCTGTGATGATAGGAAGGAAAAGTCAACTGAAAGCACGAAATTTGAAGAAGAGAGGACACAACAGCAAAGAGGTGGTGAAGTTTTGAGGCAATCTGAAACCATGCTGAAGTATAAGCAGTTTGTCGGAAGTCAGGATATCCGCAGTGGAAATGTTGTAGACTCTACTGGCTCTCAAAAAGTATACACTGGAAAGGGTGAGATCTCTGCTAAAGTTGCCGCTTTAATTCAGGGACGTAGTTCCAGAGAGGATGAGTATCGTAGGAATTCAAGTAAGAGTTCTGAAGTATCAGACATCCAAGAGATTGATATTAGAAAGACTTCCATTTCTCAGCAAAGTTTTGAAACTAATGTTAAGAGGGATGACTACTCAACCACTATCCATGGTTCTGTTGATAATGCAGTGCATCAGCAACAAAATGATCGAGTAAGTGGTCAGGTGGAATTTAGGGGAAAATCCCATCAATTAATCAAAAATGATGGTGAGTCGATTTCAAGAAGGCAAACAAATGAATTTGCAAAGCTAGAAGAGAATGTGGGTAGTTCTAGAAATGAATTCGATGAACTGAACAAAGTAATAGTCGCTAACTCTGGAAATACTGGTGCCACTTTGGTGGAgcatagaaataaaaataaatcagaGACACCAGTAAGACCTCCACAAGATTTATCAGAGATAGGTACGTTATCTCTGGGATCAACAGCTGGGATTGCTACTGATGATACTAATGGTGGAAGTTTACAACTCGAATCAACTATTTTACCTGGAATTAATGTACAGGGATCTTTAGTGGTTCATCCTGAAGCATACGGTGGGGACAAAACCAACAGTTCTCATGGCCAGTCTTCGAGATTCATCTCAGATGAAGATGCAATTGGATCTGCTGCCCGATTAGAGAAATCCTCAACACGCTACGTTGGTGAGTTTGTTGAACGGGTAAGGAGTGAAATTTTGAGTTCTGATATTCAAAGGGAGAAGGAAACTTATACAACTAAGATTTTGCATGGGGAGAGTTCTGGAGATCCTCACTCAATTGACCACAACTTAGTAAGTGATAATCAGCCGTCTGGAACAAAGGGGCCTTCGGATGAAATGTGGAATGTAGATGAAAAGTCAACTCAGGAGCCCTCAAAAGCAGAAGTCCAAGATAATGCAAGCAAAGATAGTGATGTCATTGTCAAGAGAACAGGGAGGTCCTTATGGAATACCATTGGAGATATTGTTCGATTTCGGTGGTTGGCACATTCTGATAGTCATGACTCAGGCAGGAAAACTGGTGGAAGAAGTTCACCAAATCAGTCTACGAGCAGCGAGAGGTGGTTTTCTGGACATGAAGCTGAGGAAAATGAAGAGGTGGTTGAAGATAAGGTGGGGGGAAGTTCCACACTCGGTTTATCTGGCAGGCATCAACAAGGTAAAACAGGTTCCCAAGTTGACAAAAGTTTTAGCTCATCAACTTTAGAGGGCCATCTTGGGCAAGCAGGAATGAATGCCCCCTCTTCCTCAGTTACTCAAGAAAGGAGTTCGCTACAAGCCAGCATTTCTTTGCCTACTGGTGGAGAAATTTCTGGAGATACATCCTCTGCTGTTATAATTGACTCCTCAATTCCTTTGCCTGCATTAAGGCTGCAGAGATCTCCTGCAGTGCGAGGGGTTCCAGAGGCAGGAGAAGCACGTGCATCTAGTGGTAGGAGTGAGCAAATAGATACTGGACTAGTGGAGCAAAAAGAGTCAGTGGTTGATGAGAGGGAGGTGAAACGAAAGAAACTTCAGAGGAAAGACCAAGTTGTTAGAGATAGATTTGATGAATGGGAAGAAGCGTATAGGCTTGAAGCAGAGCAGCGGAAAATTGATGAAGTGTTTATGAGAGAAGCATTGTTGGAAGCCCAAAAGGCTGCTGACAACTGGGAGGTACCTGTGGGAGCTGTTCTAGTGCACAGTGGAAAGATAATCGCTCGTGGGTGCAATCTGTAAGTTGTTTCCGTTTCGTCTGCTTCATTGTTTGTTATATGACTTTTACTTTTTATTGTGCATGTTTCAGGGTGGAACAGCTGCGTGACTCTACTGCCCATGCAGAGATTATATGCATAAGGGAAGCTTCAAACATGCTTCGGACCTGGAGGCTTTCTGTAATATATCTGTCTCTTTCTGTTTACATAATTTATCTGATTGGCTATGGTTTCAACAATTGTGGTAAACAGTTGCCTGGTGAATCTAATgtgatgtactccctccgtcgtaAGAGAGTATATCACATATGGgatgacacggattttaagaaaaagttggtagataatgtgttgagtggaaatgagtggttgtagttgaattgattgtggggttatgtagaaatgagtggttgcggttaaaaagagaaagtggGGTCATGTTCCAAAATGGAAGTGATATTTTCTTATGGGgcggacgaaaatgacaaatgtgatactttttatgggacggagggtgtATGTTGTTTGTGATAAACTGCGAGTCTGAGAGCATTTTTAGATTTTGTATATTTATGATGATATGAATTATACATGTTCCAGTTTGGAGTTAGAACAATCAAAATCCTATTCTCTTTCATCCAGAAAGAAGACATCGTATAGTTGGTTTCTATTTTCTTTGAAACTGACCAATGAGGTTACTCCTACCACTTTTAGTattcttcaaaattattttcacTCTGGTGCTCCGGTTCAATGAATGCCAACCTGATCTTGTTTCAGCAGTCAGATCAGGTAGGATTGAACTAAAAATAGTTTCAATTTTTTACAAGTAATTATAGAAAGAAGTAGCTCTTGAAAATAAATGATTCTATCTCTCCTAGAGATATTCTGTTTCAAAACTCACCAAGCTATGTGTGATTCACTGCTTCTGCATAACATCCAACTTTGTTTTCATCTGCAGGAAACTACTCTGTATGTAACACTTGAACCATGTCCCATGTGTGCTGGAGCTATACTTCAAGCTAGAATAGACACTCTTGTTTGGGGTGCTCCTAACAAACTTCTTGGAGCTGATGGCAGCTGGATTAGGTAACAGTAATACGTTGATCATTGTTTTATTATACTTGGAGAAGCTTTGAATCCCATTTATAACATTCTGTGCTTGTGCTTtggtttttttcttctttcttttaaatGCTAAATATTTTTGTTGTCTCATGAAAGCACAAAATTTATCTGAGGGAACTAGTCGTTGCTGCTtataaacaaaaacaacatggtgTCCCTGTGTGTGTGCTACTCATGGCAAATAGTCGGTCTACAAGAAACCACCCTCCAGCCTAAGCTTAAGATCAACTACTATCTGCTCGACACATAAAGCAGTGAAAACTTTTGACACTTCTGCTACCTATCAAAACCTTGATATGTTGGCAGTATCTGCTTTTAATCCCCAACCCTTGTTCAACCCTCTTGTTCCTGATATGTTATCTTTTGCGacttagggtgcgtttactttgatggaaaaggaGAGAGAATAAAAGTTTTCATCCgtttttccaccattttcacatgtttacttgGATAGGAAATTTTCTCCGGGCAGGGTGGAATATTTTCTCGGGCAGCTCCTTTTCACTCCTTTTCtctccaatgttggataatattagcTTTGGGTAGTGGACCTAGTGGTATGATTTTCCAAcgttttctcatcttttcatctctagtaaacatatgatagaaaaaggagaaaaatataatattttctcgTCTTTCTTGTCCAatcatttttcaatgaaaattttacaaccaaagtaaaTGCACCCTTAATGTTAATAGAGGGCTGGTTGCTACTAATTCATTATACGAGATGTTTCATATCTGCAAGAGTAGTGCATGAATGCCAAATGTTGGTGCTAAGACATAATTATGCAGTTAGAAATGCACAAACGTTTTCAACTGCTGTTAGTCTCAATAGCTGTGTACCTTATTGAACCAATGGGCATACTGGCCTGGTCCTAATGAGACAGGATTCTGAACTAAGAGAGTAAGTGGAAGCAAATTAAGTTATGCTACTTTAGATGTAAGTGGAAGCAATTTTCAGAGAGTAATTGGAAGTAATATAAGTAATGAGACAGGACTCTGAACTTTTCTAATAAAAAAGCTCAGTTATTTTAGATGTTCCTTTCCAGTTGAATGCAAATATTGACTTTCTGCATTCATTCGTATCTTTGATCCATCTTCACAGGCTCTTCCCCGGTGATGGAGGAAACAGCGCGGAACCAACTGACAAACCACCAGCTCCAGTTCACCCATTCCACCCTAAGATGAGTATTAGGAGGGGGAGTGCTTGCGTCAGAATGCTCAGACGCTATGCAGCAGTTCTTCAAGCGAAGGAAGAAAGCAGGAGAAGAAAGCTGATGCTCCGAAACCACCTTCATGCCTTCCCATTTCGAGCCGTCCCTCCAATTTCATGGCCAAGATGCACGACACCTTCAGCATAATGTTTTGTCTCTAACAGAAACAGCATTCTGTCCCCTTGCTCCAAAATCACGCTCAAAACCGAAAAGCTCGACATTCTGAGATGAGCAGATTTCTCCTTCACGAGCTTCTTCATATTGTTGCCATGTAGTTGTAGTTTGGCACCTAACGGTTCTTGTTATTGAGAATTGTATCGTCGTTGTCGTCATCGTCGTCGtcatcatcatctctctctctctcatccaacATAATGCATTTGAGTTGAGATATCATTTTCTTGTCAACTTGTCTCAGCCATGTAAGGTTCATGTTTTTTCCATGCAAATCATGGATGGTTTCTTTCctgcaaaaaaaaatagatatccTGTCGTCATTATTACATCCAACTCATATAATCTCAGAGTCTTGAACATTAATTGTATGAATGGATTGAGACATAATACCGAAATCGGGTGGTTTGTTCTAATCAGATTTCACATGAAACTGACAGTTTGGTTTTAGGTATTTTGCAATACTGTTGACAGGTCATCGTCATGAGGAGAAGGCCCCCAATTCTCTATTGTGGAGATCACTTACTTTCTCTAATACcgttagaattttattttcataatttttgtcTTGGGCAAAAAAATATAAGCTTTTTTGGTTCCACAACACGATGAACAATCTGTCTCATTATCTCAGATGGGCATGTTTCAATTTTGCTGTTCATTCTTTTGCACAtttgctattttttttcttcttccaccaaCCTTTTTCATTTGTAGTAATTCCATTTATTTCGCCAAGAAAGTGATCTAGAAGAAAATTAGCGTCACAAAAGTGTTGGGGAAAATGACAAGTAAAAATACATCCCTTTTTCTCAGTCTGCACGGATTACCCAAATTTACCTTGCTTGTATATTCAAATCATAAATGCATTTGCCTTCACTCCAAAGCAATTTCCAAAGTTGCTTTAATTTCTGAATGATCAAAAGGCTTTGGTAAAATAACCGAAAGCATGATCAATATGCAATACAATAATATGAACAGTGGCGGTGGACGAATCAAAATTAGATGATTGTTGATAGCAACACATGACCAAAGCACAATGTGCTGAAGAAATGATTTCAATCTTGAGGCATAATTTGAAGCCAAATTAGGTGTAACCTTCTCCTGACAGCAAATGGCAATGAGTTAAAGCAGCTATTGCATTCATCAAAATCACaaatttctatttaattttattttttcaatcttGAGGCCCCCTTTTTTTTTGGCATTCATCAAAATGACATATCACCAAACTTTTCCTATTTCCAAAACGTGAGATATAAATGTATGTGCAAGTATCTCTGTGTCCACACCATTCCTCTCCAAAATGGCAACATTTTTATGGGCTTGCGTTTCCAGCTTGTGCATTCTATTAATCACTGCGAATGCGCAAGCACCCGCAGCTTCACCTTCTAATACCCCATCGACGAGGTCCCCACCACCATCTACACCAGCCCCCGCAGCATCACCACCAACTGCAGCTGTAGCCCCAACCACTCCACCACCGGCTTCCAGCCCGATAACTCCACCACCACAACCTCCAGTAAGCCCGCCCGTTGTAACTCCAACACTACCACCGGCTTTACCACCAGCTGTACCTCCACCACAAGCATCTCCCACGCCAACGCAGCAGCCAGCACCAGCCCCCGCAGTAAAAGCACCTGCACCAGCACCAGTATTACCAGCACCGGTGGCACCACCTGTGGCAGCACCGACACCAGCACCGGTCCCAGCACCAGTAGAGGTCCCTTCACCCGCACCAGCACCTGCCAAGCACAAGAAACGAAAGCACAAACACAGGCATCATCATGCCCCAGCACCGGCACCAGTTGTTGTTAAAAGCCCTCCAGCACCACCAACCCAAGACACGGAGGACACAGCACCAGCACCCTCACCAACCTTAAATTTGGTAGTTAAACTGAATTCGTCCTAATATTGTCTGATCAAATATCCTACCGCTATATAGCTTCTGACTGCTCGTCGTTCAATTACAGAATGGCGGCATCTCACTTGATCAGCACGGAAGAACCAGAATGCAGGTGACCGCCGGAATGGCTCTCGCTACCCTTTTGGCTGTCAGCGGTTTCTTCTTCTAAATTTATGCAAGAAGCAGTCTCCTGTAGATACACTGTGGGACCATTTTGGCATTGGAGAATGGCGTGTTGGCATACAGAAGAGGATCAGAGCATCATAGCAGTTTTATCTATATGATATTCATTCTTTATCTCCAAAATGTTTTACTATCAttctataaattttaaatttgttatatttttcatgagatCACAGCAGTTTTTTTTCCCTCAAAAATTGAAATGCTGACAAACTAAAAGCTCTGTCTAGACTTGATCTGTATCAATTTCCTCCTGCAAGTTGTACTCGATAACAAGTCCAAGATTGTCGACAAGCTTGTGGTACTGAGAACATCCTGAACACTGTTCAATAGAATAGTAATAAAAGAATACagcaataacaataaaaataaagaatctAAAGAAGAAGGTAACAGAACATTTTCTGGATTTCGAATGTTCTAAGCATCCAGTAGAAACAGAATAAGCTAAGACTTGGAGGAATATCTGACAGTCAAGAAAAGATTTATTTGGCATCCTGGctcaaatttatataaatatcttCCTTTCGGTTCAATTGTTTATAATAAGGTTGTATAAGATGGGCATCCCTTATTTTCACTCTCATTTACCTAATTGTTTCTATGAGCAGAGAAGTCCTTAGCCAAGAATAAGCTGTTTGTATAAATTTAACCGCGTCATATGTTGTTCAAGTTTACTAATctaattgaaataactttacATTCTTATTTTACTAGCTAGAAAAGGTATGGGTTTTACTGTGTGGGAAACTAGTCGTAGAGATAGACATTAGCCGAAATGACCATGAGAAGACCAGTTGCTAACTAATCAAGTTTACATTGATTGGGGATACTTGCTCACTAGTCATGCTTTCAGGGAAGAAGAGAAAAAGGACGCCATGGAAgaatagaaaaatataataattaatccaTAATTACCTGCACATAAACAAGCCCACGTTCATAAGCTAGTCTATTTATTAACCTCTGTGACCGAGCATTACAGGCATCACACGTAAAAGTTACTAACAAACGTCTTCTTGGGAGCTTCAAGTCAATAACACCCTCCTGTGAGCAAGAGCATAAGGAGCACAGCTTAACTCAGACTCTTCATCAAGacatttttcataaataataaacGTCCACGTACTTTGACTGAATTGAGTAATCTTTGAGCTTGTTGGATATGTAAACCTTCAAATACTCAATGTACATATTGCAAATCCAATTTATCACCCAAAATAAATGTCCAATAATTTTATAAGATAATTAGATCTGCAAAAGCATGAGAGATGCTTCAAAGAAGCCATTGCTAATCTATCAAGAGGAATGCTCGTATATAAGTGCTAATTTATGTAATAACAAACCGACTCCTAATGAGGTAGGGTAGCCAGGCATAATCTAGAAgttcaagcaattaaacaatCACCACGGTTCACTAATAgcatgaatattttttcatattcacTACTTCTAATCCCTACGGACAAGCAAAAACCAACAGAAAACGGAAACTATACCTGCCGGCAATCCATTGAAGAGGACTGCTCCATTTCTTTGTAGTCTCCAGTGCCATCTACCATCGAACATGAAATGGTTGGCACTCTAAAACATTGCTCCGCACCCTCATTTCCTCGGTAAGAGATCCTCGACCTCCTAAAAGTTTATAGTTGCGGAATATATAAAATCAGGACAAGTACCAAATTAAAAACGAAGTATTTCAATGCTGTTACTAAAATAAGGATCATTGTCAAAAAACTCGacctttccaaaaaaaaaaaatggtccaTTTTGGATTGAACAAAAGAAAGTGAAGATAGAAGAGTgatgaaaaagtaaaaacatTCTAGTCTAGGCAATACTGCATACCAACTACTGCGAACGGCGATGGAAGATGACCTCGGAAGTGTAAACTCTCCATGTTTGGCGCCTAAATTAGGTCTGAATAATTGGGAACATGGAAGAGAAAATTTAGGGGCTTTGGCCACAAGGGACAGATAATTATCAAATCCGAGAAATTTGAAGCTGTTAGCGGCGTCCATTTTCAACAGCAGAAGAAGATGAACAGAACCTTCAATTTCGTTGTTCCTCTTTCCACTgcgttcttgaattcacgacggTTTTGTTTAACTGAAAATGAATCTGTTCGTATTATATTTCCACATATAATAATATTCTAATactatattttcttatttagtAAACTAATTTAACAATTTTAAATGTTGCTCTTTCATATGTTAATTTCATATCTCGTGATTCTTT
The genomic region above belongs to Salvia miltiorrhiza cultivar Shanhuang (shh) chromosome 5, IMPLAD_Smil_shh, whole genome shotgun sequence and contains:
- the LOC131024447 gene encoding LOW QUALITY PROTEIN: tRNA(adenine(34)) deaminase, chloroplastic (The sequence of the model RefSeq protein was modified relative to this genomic sequence to represent the inferred CDS: deleted 2 bases in 2 codons); protein product: MLNTGIASAISLRSRGSLSFTTTDYSHCSNGRSPFDYSSLTPCCSCCCTSSYAVPICPNYGYNLYGLKQSSLIQWSCYRRPISNGFDYYARLPACDIDRTCYCDKVSNFRETSVGRKRGELRKCFVYEERSEIYNLGGVDEAEAILSLLAEDIGEECFLETKETRRLVRKPVVEKRKNGSVCQECGSKKDIVEQGVSESGRGPMVSSRKDDSRRRKEMIQSEENKQAILREEHECSSLKNRREEREKEEREALLRKASQKSVDKQDRELMRRKNLKLRSRTEDKEELLRREHRQVVREDSSRRDEKEELLRREEHMQKVRKDGSSCSSYYSLSSNGDYDTADEVELISSTGQKSYSRNNELVYQDTGEEGHEGYREDHGSSLANRSSSKEFNTGLGVVECDFRKKSEKRLADISVEEIESRTETSLKESKSTISHERTHEKSSNYVGCDDRKEKSTESTKFEEERTQQQRGGEVLRQSETMLKYKQFVGSQDIRSGNVVDSTGSQKVYTGKGEISAKVAALIQGRSSREDEYRRNSSKSSEVSDIQEIDIRKTSISQQSFETNVKRDDYSTTIHGSVDNAVHQQQNDRVSGQVEFRGKSHQLIKNDGESISRRQTNEFAKLEENVGSSRNEFDELNKVIVANSGNTGATLVEHRNKNKSETPVRPPQDLSEIGTLSLGSTAGIATDDTNGGSLQLESTILPGINVQGSLVVHPEAYGGDKTNSSHGQSSRFISDEDAIGSAARLEKSSTRYVGEFVERVRSEILSSDIQREKETYTTKILHGESSGDPHSIDHNLVSDNQPSGTKGPSDEMWNVDEKSTQEPSKAEVQDNASKDSDVIVKRTGRSLWNTIGDIVRFRWLAHSDSHDSGRKTGGRSSPNQSTSSERWFSGHEAEENEEVVEDKVGGSSTLGLSGRHQQGKTGSQVDKSFSSSTLEGHLGQAGMNAPSSSVTQERSSLQASISLPTGGEISGDTSSAVIIDSSIPLPALRLQRSPAVRGVPEAGEARASSGRSEQIDTGLVEQKESVVDEREVKRKKLQRKDQVVRDRFDEWEEAYRLEAEQRKIDEVFMREALLEAQKAADNWEVPVGAVLVHSGKIIARGCNLVEQLRDSTAHAEIICIREASNMLRTWRLSETTLYVTLEPCPMCAGAILQARIDTLVWGAPNKLLGADGSWIRLFPGDGGNSAEPTDKPPAPVHPFHPKMSIRRGVLASECSDAMQQFFKRRRKQEKKADAPKPPSCLPISSRPSNFMAKMHDTFSIMFCL
- the LOC131024448 gene encoding lysine-rich arabinogalactan protein 19 — its product is MATFLWACVSSLCILLITANAQAPAASPSNTPSTRSPPPSTPAPAASPPTAAVAPTTPPPASSPITPPPQPPVSPPVVTPTLPPALPPAVPPPQASPTPTQQPAPAPAVKAPAPAPVLPAPVAPPVAAPTPAPVPAPVEVPSPAPAPAKHKKRKHKHRHHHAPAPAPVVVKSPPAPPTQDTEDTAPAPSPTLNLNGGISLDQHGRTRMQVTAGMALATLLAVSGFFF
- the LOC131024449 gene encoding uncharacterized protein LOC131024449 isoform X1, with product MDAANSFKFLGFDNYLSLVAKAPKFSLPCSQLFRPNLGAKHGEFTLPRSSSIAVRSSWRSRISYRGNEGAEQCFRVPTISCSMVDGTGDYKEMEQSSSMDCRQEGVIDLKLPRRRLLVTFTCDACNARSQRLINRLAYERGLVYVQCSGCSQYHKLVDNLGLVIEYNLQEEIDTDQV
- the LOC131024449 gene encoding uncharacterized protein LOC131024449 isoform X2, with the protein product MVDGTGDYKEMEQSSSMDCRQEGVIDLKLPRRRLLVTFTCDACNARSQRLINRLAYERGLVYVQCSGCSQYHKLVDNLGLVIEYNLQEEIDTDQV